One Eubalaena glacialis isolate mEubGla1 chromosome 11, mEubGla1.1.hap2.+ XY, whole genome shotgun sequence DNA segment encodes these proteins:
- the ZNF740 gene encoding zinc finger protein 740 isoform X2, translating to MKEASLLACEGLAGVSLVPTAASKKMMLSQIASKQAENGERAGSPDMLRCSSQSHRKDSDKSRSRKDDDSLAEASHSKKTVKKVVVVEQNGSFQVKIPKNFVCEHCFGAFRSSYHLKRHILIHTGEKPFECDICDMRFIQKYHLERHKRVHSGEKPYQCERCHQCFSRTDRLLRHKRMCQGCQSKTSDGQFSL from the exons ATGAAGGAG GCAAGTCTCCTGGCTTGTGAAGGCCTAGCAGGTGTGAGTTTGGTTCCCACTGCAGCCAGCAAGAAGATGATGCTGAGCCAGATTGCCAGCAAGCAGGCCGAGAATGGAGAGCGGGCAGGTAGCCCTGATATGCTGAGGTGCTCGAGTCAG AGCCACCGAAAAGACAGCGATAAGTCCCGGAGCCGCAAAGACGACGACAGCTTGGCTGAGGCCTCTCATTCAAAAAAGACTGTTAAAAAG GTGgtggtagtggaacaaaatggttcTTTTCAAGTAAAGATTCCCAAAAATTTTGTTTGTGAACACTGCTTTGGAGCCTTTAGGAGCAGTTACCACCTCAAGAGGCACATCCTTATTCATACTG GTGAGAAGCCATTTGAGTGTGACATATGTGATATGCGCTTCATCCAGAAGTACCACCTGGAGCGTCACAAGCGTGTACACAGTGGGGAAAAGCCTTACCAGTGTGAACGGTGTCATCAG TGTTTTTCTCGGACAGATCGATTACTCAGACACAAACGGATGTGCCAAGGGTGCCAGTCCAAGACTTCCGACGGGCAGTTTTCTCTATAG
- the ITGB7 gene encoding integrin beta-7 isoform X2, translated as MDLSYSMKDDLERVRQLGHALLVRLQEVTHSVRIGFGSFVDKMVLPFVSTVPSKLRHPCPTRLERCQPPFSFHHVLSLTGDAKAFEREVGRQSVSGNLDSPEGGFDAILQAALCQEQIGWRNVSRLLVFTSDDTFHTAGDGKLGGIFMPSDGHCHLDSNGLYSRSPEFDYPSVGQVAQALSAANIQPIFAVTGATLPVYQELSKLIPKSAVGELSEDSSNVVQLIMDAYNSLSSTVTLEHERSLLPPGVRISYDSQCGGPEKRQDEAGDRGQCNHVRINQTVNFLVTLQATHCLPEPHLLRFRARGFSEELTVELHTLCDCNCSDTQLQAPHCSDGQGHLQCGVCSCVPGHLGRLCECSEAELSSLDLESGCRAPNGTGPLCSGRGRCQCGRCTCSGQSSGRLCECDDASCERHEGILCGGFGRCQCGVCHCHANRTGRACECSGDTDNCVSPEGGLCNGRGYCTCNRCQCLDGYYGALCDQCSGCKTPCERHRDCAECGAFGTGPLAKNCSLACAHANVTLALAPILDDGWCKERTHDNQLFFFLAEDEARGRVMLTVRPPEKGADHTQIIVLGCVGGIVAVGLGLVLAYRLSVEIYDRREYSRFEKEQQQLKWKQDNNPLYKSAITTTVNPCFQEAESAPL; from the exons ATGGACCTGAGCTACTCCATGAAGGACGACCTGGAGCGCGTGCGCCAGCTTGGGCACGCGCTGCTGGTGAGGTTGCAGGAAGTCACCCACTCCGTGCGCATTG GCTTTGGTTCCTTCGTGGACAAAATGGTGCTGCCCTTCGTGAGCACAGTGCCCTCCAAGCTTcgccacccctgccccacccggCTGGAGCGCTGCCAGCCGCCCTTCAGCTTTCACCATGTGCTATCCCTCACCGGGGATGCTAAGGCCTTCGAACGGGAGGTGGGACGCCAGAGCGTGTCCGGCAACCTGGACTCGCCTGAAGGTGGCTTTGATGCCATTCTGCAGGCTGCCCTCTGCCAg GAGCAGATTGGCTGGAGAAATGTGTCCCGGCTACTGGTGTTCACTTCAGATGACACATTCCACACAGCTGGGGATGGCAAGTTGGGTGGCATTTTCATGCCCAGCGACGGGCACTGCCACTTGGACAGCAATGGCCTCTACAGTCGCAGCCCAGAGTTT GACTACCCCTCCGTGGGTCAGGTAGCCCAGGCCCTCTCTGCGGCAAACATCCAGCCCATCTTTGCTGTCACTGGTGCCACACTGCCTGTCTACCAG GAGCTGAGTAAGCTGATTCCCAAGTCCGCAGTGGGGGAGCTGAGTGAGGACTCCAGCAATGTGGTCCAGCTCATCATGGATGCTTATAAT AGCCTATCATCCACTGTGACCCTTGAACATGAACGCTCTCTACTCCCTCCTGGGGTCCGCATCTCTTACGATTCTCAGTGTGGGGGTCCTGAGAAGAGACAGGATGAGGCTGGTGACAGGGGCCAGTGCAACCACGTCCGAATCAACCAGACA GTGAATTTTCTGGTTACTCTCCAAGCTACCCACTGCCTCCCAGAACCCCATCTGCTGAGGTTCCGAGCCCGTGGCTTCTCAGAGGAGCTGACTGTGGAGTTGCACACACTGTGTGACTGTAACTGCAGTGACACCCAGCTCCAGGCTCCTCACTGCAGTGACGGCCAGGGGCACCTACAATGCGGGGTGTGCAG CTGTGTCCCTGGCCACCTGGGTCGGCTCTGTGAGTGCTCTGAGGCTGAGCTGTCCTCCCTGGATCTTGAATCTGGGTGTCGAGCCCCCAATGGCACAGGGCCCCTGTGCAGTGGGAGGGGACGGTGCCAGTGTGGACGCTGCACCTGCAGCGGACAGAGCTCTGGACGTCTGTGTGAATGTGATGATGCCAGCTGTGAGCGACATGAGGGAATCCTCTGTGGAG GCTTTGGCCGCTGCCAATGTGGAGTGTGTCACTGTCACGCCAATCGCACGGGCAGAGCATGCGAATGCAGCGGGGACACAGACAACTGTGTCAGTCCCGAGGGAGGGCTGTGCAATGGGCGTGGATACTGCACCTGCAACCGCTGCCAGTGCTTGGACGGCTACTACGGTGCCCTATGTGATCAGTGCTCAGGCTGCAAGACGCCATGCGAGAGACACAG GGACTGCGCAGAGTGTGGCGCCTTTGGGACTGGTCCTCTGGCCAAGAATTGCAGCCTGGCGTGTGCCCATGCCAACGTGACTCTGGCTTTGGCCCCTATTCTGGACGATGGCTGGTGCAAAGAGAGGACCCACGACAACCAGCTCTTCTTCTTCCTGGCAGAGGATGAAGCCAGAGGCAGGGTCATGCTGACAGTGAGGCCCCCGGAAA AGGGGGCAGACCACACCCAAATCATCGTGCTGGGCTGTGTGGGGGGCATCGTGGCAGTGGGACTGGGGTTGGTCCTGGCTTATCGGCTCTCGGTGGAAATCTACGACCGCCGAGAATACAGTCGTTTTGAAAAGGAGCAGCAGCAGCTCAAGTGGAAGCAG GACAACAATCCTCTGTACAAGAGCGCCATCACGACCACTGTCAACCCCTGCTTTCAAGAGGCAGAAAGCGCCCCTCTCTGA
- the ZNF740 gene encoding zinc finger protein 740 isoform X1: protein MAQASLLACEGLAGVSLVPTAASKKMMLSQIASKQAENGERAGSPDMLRCSSQSHRKDSDKSRSRKDDDSLAEASHSKKTVKKVVVVEQNGSFQVKIPKNFVCEHCFGAFRSSYHLKRHILIHTGEKPFECDICDMRFIQKYHLERHKRVHSGEKPYQCERCHQCFSRTDRLLRHKRMCQGCQSKTSDGQFSL from the exons ATGGCTCAG GCAAGTCTCCTGGCTTGTGAAGGCCTAGCAGGTGTGAGTTTGGTTCCCACTGCAGCCAGCAAGAAGATGATGCTGAGCCAGATTGCCAGCAAGCAGGCCGAGAATGGAGAGCGGGCAGGTAGCCCTGATATGCTGAGGTGCTCGAGTCAG AGCCACCGAAAAGACAGCGATAAGTCCCGGAGCCGCAAAGACGACGACAGCTTGGCTGAGGCCTCTCATTCAAAAAAGACTGTTAAAAAG GTGgtggtagtggaacaaaatggttcTTTTCAAGTAAAGATTCCCAAAAATTTTGTTTGTGAACACTGCTTTGGAGCCTTTAGGAGCAGTTACCACCTCAAGAGGCACATCCTTATTCATACTG GTGAGAAGCCATTTGAGTGTGACATATGTGATATGCGCTTCATCCAGAAGTACCACCTGGAGCGTCACAAGCGTGTACACAGTGGGGAAAAGCCTTACCAGTGTGAACGGTGTCATCAG TGTTTTTCTCGGACAGATCGATTACTCAGACACAAACGGATGTGCCAAGGGTGCCAGTCCAAGACTTCCGACGGGCAGTTTTCTCTATAG
- the ITGB7 gene encoding integrin beta-7 isoform X1, with protein sequence MVALSMVLVFLLALSRGESELDTKISSPQETTEWGDPGLSLPGSCQPAPSCQKCILSHPSCAWCKQLNFTASGEAEVRRCALREELLARGCPPGELEEPRGRQEVLQDEPLSQGTRGEGATQLAPQRVRVTLRPGEPQQLRVRFLRAEGYPVDLYYLMDLSYSMKDDLERVRQLGHALLVRLQEVTHSVRIGFGSFVDKMVLPFVSTVPSKLRHPCPTRLERCQPPFSFHHVLSLTGDAKAFEREVGRQSVSGNLDSPEGGFDAILQAALCQEQIGWRNVSRLLVFTSDDTFHTAGDGKLGGIFMPSDGHCHLDSNGLYSRSPEFDYPSVGQVAQALSAANIQPIFAVTGATLPVYQELSKLIPKSAVGELSEDSSNVVQLIMDAYNSLSSTVTLEHERSLLPPGVRISYDSQCGGPEKRQDEAGDRGQCNHVRINQTVNFLVTLQATHCLPEPHLLRFRARGFSEELTVELHTLCDCNCSDTQLQAPHCSDGQGHLQCGVCSCVPGHLGRLCECSEAELSSLDLESGCRAPNGTGPLCSGRGRCQCGRCTCSGQSSGRLCECDDASCERHEGILCGGFGRCQCGVCHCHANRTGRACECSGDTDNCVSPEGGLCNGRGYCTCNRCQCLDGYYGALCDQCSGCKTPCERHRDCAECGAFGTGPLAKNCSLACAHANVTLALAPILDDGWCKERTHDNQLFFFLAEDEARGRVMLTVRPPEKGADHTQIIVLGCVGGIVAVGLGLVLAYRLSVEIYDRREYSRFEKEQQQLKWKQDNNPLYKSAITTTVNPCFQEAESAPL encoded by the exons ATGGTGGCTTTGTCAATGGTCCTTGTTTTCCTGCTGGCCCTGAGCAGAGGTGAAAGTGAACTGGACACCAAGATCTCATCCCCACAGGAGACCACAGAATGGGGGGATCCTGGGCTGTCCCTACCAGGGTCCTGCCAGCCAGCTCCCTCCTGTCAAAAGTGCATCCTCTCACACCCgagctgtgcatggtgcaagcaACTG AACTTCACGGCGTCCGGGGAGGCGGAGGTGCGCCGCTGCGCCCTGCGAGAGGAGCTGCTGGCCCGGGGCTGCCCCCCGGGGGAGCTGGAGGAGCCCCGCGGCCGGCAGGAGGTGCTGCAGGACGAGCCGCTCAGCCAGGGCACCCGCGGCGAGGGGGCCACCCAGCTGGCACCGCAGCGGGTCCGGGTCACGCTGCGGCCGG GAGAGCCCCAGCAGCTCCGGGTCCGCTTCCTTCGAGCCGAGGGATACCCTGTGGACCTGTACTACCTTATGGACCTGAGCTACTCCATGAAGGACGACCTGGAGCGCGTGCGCCAGCTTGGGCACGCGCTGCTGGTGAGGTTGCAGGAAGTCACCCACTCCGTGCGCATTG GCTTTGGTTCCTTCGTGGACAAAATGGTGCTGCCCTTCGTGAGCACAGTGCCCTCCAAGCTTcgccacccctgccccacccggCTGGAGCGCTGCCAGCCGCCCTTCAGCTTTCACCATGTGCTATCCCTCACCGGGGATGCTAAGGCCTTCGAACGGGAGGTGGGACGCCAGAGCGTGTCCGGCAACCTGGACTCGCCTGAAGGTGGCTTTGATGCCATTCTGCAGGCTGCCCTCTGCCAg GAGCAGATTGGCTGGAGAAATGTGTCCCGGCTACTGGTGTTCACTTCAGATGACACATTCCACACAGCTGGGGATGGCAAGTTGGGTGGCATTTTCATGCCCAGCGACGGGCACTGCCACTTGGACAGCAATGGCCTCTACAGTCGCAGCCCAGAGTTT GACTACCCCTCCGTGGGTCAGGTAGCCCAGGCCCTCTCTGCGGCAAACATCCAGCCCATCTTTGCTGTCACTGGTGCCACACTGCCTGTCTACCAG GAGCTGAGTAAGCTGATTCCCAAGTCCGCAGTGGGGGAGCTGAGTGAGGACTCCAGCAATGTGGTCCAGCTCATCATGGATGCTTATAAT AGCCTATCATCCACTGTGACCCTTGAACATGAACGCTCTCTACTCCCTCCTGGGGTCCGCATCTCTTACGATTCTCAGTGTGGGGGTCCTGAGAAGAGACAGGATGAGGCTGGTGACAGGGGCCAGTGCAACCACGTCCGAATCAACCAGACA GTGAATTTTCTGGTTACTCTCCAAGCTACCCACTGCCTCCCAGAACCCCATCTGCTGAGGTTCCGAGCCCGTGGCTTCTCAGAGGAGCTGACTGTGGAGTTGCACACACTGTGTGACTGTAACTGCAGTGACACCCAGCTCCAGGCTCCTCACTGCAGTGACGGCCAGGGGCACCTACAATGCGGGGTGTGCAG CTGTGTCCCTGGCCACCTGGGTCGGCTCTGTGAGTGCTCTGAGGCTGAGCTGTCCTCCCTGGATCTTGAATCTGGGTGTCGAGCCCCCAATGGCACAGGGCCCCTGTGCAGTGGGAGGGGACGGTGCCAGTGTGGACGCTGCACCTGCAGCGGACAGAGCTCTGGACGTCTGTGTGAATGTGATGATGCCAGCTGTGAGCGACATGAGGGAATCCTCTGTGGAG GCTTTGGCCGCTGCCAATGTGGAGTGTGTCACTGTCACGCCAATCGCACGGGCAGAGCATGCGAATGCAGCGGGGACACAGACAACTGTGTCAGTCCCGAGGGAGGGCTGTGCAATGGGCGTGGATACTGCACCTGCAACCGCTGCCAGTGCTTGGACGGCTACTACGGTGCCCTATGTGATCAGTGCTCAGGCTGCAAGACGCCATGCGAGAGACACAG GGACTGCGCAGAGTGTGGCGCCTTTGGGACTGGTCCTCTGGCCAAGAATTGCAGCCTGGCGTGTGCCCATGCCAACGTGACTCTGGCTTTGGCCCCTATTCTGGACGATGGCTGGTGCAAAGAGAGGACCCACGACAACCAGCTCTTCTTCTTCCTGGCAGAGGATGAAGCCAGAGGCAGGGTCATGCTGACAGTGAGGCCCCCGGAAA AGGGGGCAGACCACACCCAAATCATCGTGCTGGGCTGTGTGGGGGGCATCGTGGCAGTGGGACTGGGGTTGGTCCTGGCTTATCGGCTCTCGGTGGAAATCTACGACCGCCGAGAATACAGTCGTTTTGAAAAGGAGCAGCAGCAGCTCAAGTGGAAGCAG GACAACAATCCTCTGTACAAGAGCGCCATCACGACCACTGTCAACCCCTGCTTTCAAGAGGCAGAAAGCGCCCCTCTCTGA